A part of Aegilops tauschii subsp. strangulata cultivar AL8/78 chromosome 2, Aet v6.0, whole genome shotgun sequence genomic DNA contains:
- the LOC141040789 gene encoding uncharacterized protein yields MARMARDTSSAAWPQLMLSNYANWVVLMQVMMEGWHLWDAVQTGTAERSEDRLALKAILRGVPPETGPTLAAKATVKETWDSLKTMRLGVARVREGKLATLTKQYDDIKFAEGESVDEFAMRLTTMVAQMVQLSETILEKRVIRKFLSVVPKQFSQIALSIETLVDLDTLSVEELTGTLKAAEEHHELHQATDEMGRLLLTEEEWHARLKTDDQHTGGFGAGSSRGRRGTGHGHRGGGGGGCGQNGKKKRDEEANALLAQGHGGDNADPTHLLMAQVCDLSADPGDRDWHVELFEERVVAHLGLATDAHSGVWYLDIGASNHMSGEEVSFSELDRHVTGTIKFGDRSFVDIQGRGCVLFTDHAGGHRVLSSVYFMSRLKSNIISVCQLDQIGCPSEIEHDIFTLYDQQR; encoded by the exons ATGGCGCGGATGGCACGTGACACCAGCAGCGCGGCATGGCCACAGCTGATGCTGAGCAACTACGCCAACTGGGTTGTCCTCATGCAGGTCATGATGGAGGGATGGCATCTCTGGGACGCCGTCCAAACGGGCACGGCCGAGCGCAGCGAAGATCGCCTGGCGCTCAAGGCAATTCTTCGGGGGGTGCCACCGGAGACGGGGCCTACTCTCGCTGCCAAGGCGACGGTGAAGGAGACTTGGGACTCCCTAAAGACGATGAGGCTTGGGGTGGCGCGAGTGCGCGAGGGGAAGCTCGCGACCCTCACCAAGCAGTACGACGACATCAAGTTCGCCGAAGGCGAGTCGGTGGACGAATTTGCCATGCGCCTCACAACAATGGTGGCTCAGATGGTGCAACTTAGTGAGACAATTCTTGAAAAAAGAGTTATAAGAAAATTTCTTTCAGTAGTACCCAAGCAGTTCTCGCAGATTGCTCTGTCGATCGAGACTCTGGTTGATCTCGACACGCTCTCCGTCGAGGAGCTGACTGGGACACTGAAGGCGGCGGAGGAACACCACGAGCTGCATCAAGCCACTGACGAAATGGGGCGGCTGCTCCTCACTGAGGAGGAGTGGCACGCCCGCCTCAAGACCGACGACCAGCACACCGGCGGCTTCGGAGCTGGCTCATCACGGGGCCGACGCGGAACGGGTCACGGGcaccgtggcggcggcggcggcgggtgcggccaAAACGGG AAGAAGAAACGCGACGAGGAGGCAAATGCCCTCCTCGCCCAAGGGCACGGCGGGGACAACGCTGACCCAACACACCTCCTCATGGCGCAGGTGTGTGATCTGTCCGCGGATCCAGGCGACCGCGACTGGCACGTCGAGCTGTTCGAGGAGCGCGTGGTGGCTCATCTGGGCCTGGCCACGGACGCACACTCCGGCGTCTGGTACTTGGACATAGGAGCCAGCAACCACATGTCCGGTGAGGAGGTCTCGTTTAGCGAGCTCGACCGTCACGTCACCGGCACCATCAAGTTCGGAGACAGATCGTTCGTCGACATCCAAGGGCGCGGGTGCGTGCTCTTTACTGACCATGCCGGCGGCCACCGTGTGCTGAGCAGTGTCTACTTCATGTCACGGCTCAAGAGTAACATCATCAGCGTCTGCCAGCTCGACCAAATCGGTTGTCCGTCGGAGATCGAGCATGACATCTTCACTCTCTACGACCAGCAGCGGTGA